Genomic DNA from Cucurbita pepo subsp. pepo cultivar mu-cu-16 chromosome LG13, ASM280686v2, whole genome shotgun sequence:
TTCGATCATGGGGAAATCCAAACTCTTCAATGTTTTGGTCCTCAGTAGTGGAGATAATTCATACCGTACGTCTCACTAGATTGACGGTTGCTCTATGTTGAAATTCGACAAAGAGAGTTATTATTTGCTTCACTTCCTATAATGTGAGAGTAGGCGTTCCTATTATCTTTCCAATTGGAGCCGTTGAAGCAGTCAAGTGAgcgggaaaagaaaaaaacgaaaaactaATGCTTACTAACATAATGACATACAGTTCATTTATTAAACATGGTGAGCTGAAACATTCTCTTAATCAGAGGAAAAGAAATCACAAATGATTTTTGCAGTAGGGACAGGTGAAATAGGAGCAACCTAACCTTTGAAAATAGGCTGTGGAAGAGATAGGTAAATGTTGTGCCGTTAGGTGAAGTGGTGAAGTGGTGAAGTGTGCACCCTAGATAGTGGTTCaatatattcttgattttttagAGTTgctataaaaatttgaataggACGATGGTAGACTTTTGGTATATATTCGAATGATAATTAAGTTGTagcaaaaaatttatttatttagtttttttgaGTATGACTGGGTTGATCTTATACGAAACTTTAGTTGAATATATTGGGTATGATTAACATTTCCATATGATCCATTTATATTGTGATCCCCTTGCATAATAATGTCTAGATACTTCCAGAGCATGATCTGCAGTTGTcaacatattattaatttattattgacaTCCTACAATTATCTAGAAGccttttttttgaagaaatttcaCTTGATTTCATAACGTTAAAGCTGAGAATTTTTTTGGGAttgaaagaattttttaaaacttgattTACAAATGGTTCTTTTAAGCCTTTGATTTTCTCTTTAACTTTTGCTTTTATAGAGGTTTCCCGTCCATTGAACTTAAAGTAGTGTTATATAGTATTTGGATTGAGAGGATGAAGAGATTAGATATGTGGAATATGAAAGCATAACTGAATTGCTAAGTCGATCCAGTTAGATGGTACGATAGGACTTTCTACAATCATTGAACTTTGTTGatttaattgaatattaatGTAGTGTGTAGacctcttttctttgtgaCATATCTTTTTATTCCTTTGCTAATGGGGCATCTGTTGTTTCGTGTGTGGAATAAGAtcgttttttatttcttgataATAAATGATTCTGCATTAAATGAGTGCATTGCAAGGTGAATTATATTCCACATTTCTTCCATATTGGCTTTTGTAGTTCTTATAGCAGCAATATCTTTTTTCCCTTGTATCTTCTTTCTTACTCTGGATATAAAAGGTTGGAATTGAATTAATTGTAGAATATCGTTTTCTTCGGACAAAATCGGGTCTTGTtagcttctttcttcttttggtCTTGTTAGCTGTTTTCCTTTATTGTAAATTGGAAATGGAATTAGGCCCTGCTTTCCCTCTCTTCAGAACCTCCATCCTCTGGATTGCCTGCCGTCCATGAGATGCACAATTATATAGCAAATGATGATCATGGTGGTCCTCGGGCTGTAAAAGATACACAAACAATTGGATCAGCATACGATCGTTATCTCCAAAGTGTGGTATGACTGAAACtacattcattttcttttcttgtctcCACAGTTTGAGTGCTGAAAACTTTTCATAATTGCTTCTGAAGcaactttcttcttttacttcCGGAGAAGTACCTACCCATGGAGAAATGGGCATGGGAAGGCCTCTTGCAAACAGAATGCCAATTGCGAATAGAATGCCTGGCCCTTTATTACCCGATCCTGTTGTAATGAGTCGTCCTCTCGCTGTTTCTCCTGATCTTGCGCTTAATGGTCGAAATATTGAGTATAGTAATCATCTTCCTGTAGATTCAACGAACAGACCCATACGTGAAACCGTGCCTCTTCCTCCTGATGCCACCAACACTTTATATGTTGAAGGACTTCCTTCAGATAGTTCCAGGAGGGAAGTAGCTCGTATCCTTTTTCCAGGCGGTGATGCCACTGCAAAATTATATTggttttttctctctttcatttcAGTTACTTAAGAACCACATTCCTTTACTCCAATCTAGATATTTTCCGCCCCTTTGTGGGATATAAAGAACTGAGACTTGTGACCAAAGAATCTAAACATGTAATAGTCCATTACTAGTAactgttttgttgtttttttattttttacttttactttttaacttttgaaCATCGCTAATCTTTACTATGTTTTTCATGTCACATTTGTTTCTAAATATAGCGTGGCGGGGACCCCCTAATATTATGTTTTGTGGATTTTGCAAACCCAGCCTGTGCAGCAACTGCCATGAGTGCATTGCAAGGTgaattatattcatatttcTTCCATATTGGCTTTTGCAGTTCTTAAAGCATCAATATTCTTTTTCCCTTGTAGCTTCTTTCTTACTTGGGATAGATAatgttttaattgaattaattgtAGAATATCATTGTTGACAGTTGGATTTGCTAAAAGATTATGTGATTTGCACAGGTTATAAGATGGACGAACAAGATCCCGAGTCTAATTACTTGCGACTACAGTTCTCACGACATCCAGGTCCGAGGTCTGGCTCTGGATCTGGCGGCAAAAGGTGAATAATCTTTAGAGACAGGATGAACAATTTAAATGAGAGACGTATGTTCTTGTAGTGCACATTTTACTAGCTGCAATATGCATCCCATTATATGTTAGACATGCTGTTGTTAAGATAGGCAAATTGTAGCCGACTCCACTGAATATGAAAGTTGCATGTAAATTTAAGGGAATTAGGTTCAGAGAGTTTCAATAGTCACTGTGTTCTTGAATATTGATGTACAATCATGTCAAtgcttcaaaattcaaaagataTATCTGGTACGTTC
This window encodes:
- the LOC111809426 gene encoding RNA-binding protein 2-like, producing MADDYWNRQQPLLPSPGMLKRPRTEYEPPSSGLPAVHEMHNYIANDDHGGPRAVKDTQTIGSAYDRYLQSVQLSSFTSGEVPTHGEMGMGRPLANRMPIANRMPGPLLPDPVVMSRPLAVSPDLALNGRNIEYSNHLPVDSTNRPIRETVPLPPDATNTLYVEGLPSDSSRREVAHIFRPFVGYKELRLVTKESKHRGGDPLILCFVDFANPACAATAMSALQGYKMDEQDPESNYLRLQFSRHPGPRSGSGSGGKR